The Halococcus sediminicola genome has a segment encoding these proteins:
- a CDS encoding AIR synthase family protein, which yields MPNYGKVDGTFFDEHIYPHLGAEREEIRVGPQHGVDFGVVDIGERSLVVATDPISILPELGFERAARFAFDVVCADVAVSGLPPAYLSLDFTLPPAMTDAEFATLWRAIDREASELGASIVAGHTARYEGCSYPWIGGATVLGVGSADEIVRPDGARPGDSLVLTTGPAVEAVGLLTTLFGDEMDLPEETIETARERLDDARAVYDALAAVAAGPVTAMHDVTEGGLRGALCEIAASTGVRFDIERERVPMRPSVEPVCEYLDIDPWAATSAGSLLLAVDSAGVDPVLDALADRDTTAAVVGEVSAGSGAYVDGERIEPPPADPSWDVYAEYTE from the coding sequence ATGCCGAACTACGGCAAGGTCGACGGAACCTTCTTCGACGAGCACATCTACCCACATCTCGGCGCGGAACGCGAAGAAATTCGAGTCGGCCCACAGCACGGCGTCGATTTCGGGGTCGTCGACATCGGCGAGCGCTCGCTGGTCGTGGCGACCGACCCGATCTCGATCCTGCCGGAACTCGGTTTCGAGCGTGCCGCCCGCTTCGCCTTCGACGTCGTCTGTGCTGACGTCGCGGTCTCGGGACTTCCACCGGCGTATCTCTCGCTCGACTTCACGCTCCCGCCGGCGATGACGGACGCGGAGTTCGCCACGCTCTGGCGGGCCATCGACCGCGAAGCGAGCGAGTTGGGCGCGAGCATCGTCGCGGGTCACACCGCCCGCTACGAGGGCTGTTCGTACCCGTGGATCGGCGGCGCGACGGTGCTGGGCGTCGGTAGCGCGGACGAAATCGTTCGCCCGGACGGCGCGCGACCCGGTGATTCACTCGTTCTGACGACCGGGCCGGCCGTCGAGGCGGTCGGATTGTTGACGACGCTGTTCGGCGACGAGATGGACCTCCCAGAAGAGACGATCGAGACGGCCCGCGAGCGCCTCGACGACGCGCGGGCCGTGTACGATGCGCTCGCGGCCGTGGCCGCCGGCCCGGTGACGGCGATGCACGACGTGACCGAGGGTGGCCTGCGGGGCGCGCTCTGTGAGATAGCCGCGAGCACGGGTGTGCGCTTCGATATCGAGCGCGAGCGCGTGCCGATGCGCCCCAGCGTCGAACCCGTCTGTGAGTACCTCGACATCGATCCGTGGGCGGCGACCAGCGCCGGTTCGCTCCTGCTCGCGGTCGATTCTGCGGGGGTCGACCCCGTTCTCGATGCGCTCGCCGACCGCGACACGACCGCCGCCGTCGTCGGGGAGGTTTCGGCGGGGAGCGGGGCGTACGTCGACGGCGAGCGGATCGAGCCGCCCCCGGCCGACCCGTCGTGGGACGTCTATGCCGAGTACACCGAGTGA
- a CDS encoding fumarylacetoacetate hydrolase family protein yields MRYYRTIEDGTARLVARDGEKAYDLTAAREGLDSFAALANVADVLGTGIDGVVEGLTADAPLLDAESVVARAAMPAVPDEVWAAGVTYQVSSDAREEESGRGEIYQGVFEGDRPEIFFKATASRTVGPGEKVGIRGDSDWDVPEPELAVVVHRGDIVGYTVGNDMSSRSIEGDNPLYLPQAKIYDRCCAIGPAIASPATVGDPQNVELSMRIERDGETMFDDSTSTSNLVRSPEELVSYLNRHNETPELAVLLTGTSLVPEEFTLAEGDEIAIGIENVGRLENRVTTV; encoded by the coding sequence ATGCGCTACTATCGCACGATCGAGGACGGCACGGCGCGACTCGTCGCCCGCGACGGCGAGAAAGCCTACGACCTCACGGCCGCCCGCGAGGGTCTCGACTCGTTCGCCGCGCTGGCGAACGTCGCCGACGTGCTCGGGACGGGCATCGACGGCGTCGTGGAGGGGCTGACCGCCGACGCGCCGCTGCTTGACGCCGAATCGGTCGTCGCGCGCGCGGCGATGCCAGCCGTCCCCGACGAGGTGTGGGCCGCCGGCGTCACCTATCAGGTCAGCAGCGACGCCCGCGAGGAGGAGAGCGGCCGCGGTGAGATCTATCAGGGCGTCTTCGAGGGCGACCGCCCCGAAATATTCTTCAAAGCCACCGCATCCCGGACGGTGGGACCGGGCGAGAAAGTGGGAATCCGCGGCGATTCCGACTGGGACGTGCCCGAACCCGAACTCGCCGTCGTCGTCCACCGCGGCGATATCGTCGGCTACACCGTCGGCAACGACATGAGCAGCCGCTCGATCGAGGGTGATAATCCACTGTATCTCCCGCAGGCCAAGATTTACGACCGCTGCTGTGCCATCGGGCCCGCGATCGCCTCGCCCGCAACCGTCGGCGATCCCCAGAACGTGGAACTCTCGATGCGAATCGAACGCGACGGCGAAACGATGTTCGACGACAGCACCTCGACGTCCAATCTCGTGCGCTCGCCCGAGGAGCTGGTCTCGTATCTGAATCGCCACAACGAGACGCCCGAACTCGCCGTCCTGCTCACGGGCACGTCGCTGGTTCCCGAGGAATTCACGCTCGCGGAGGGCGACGAGATCGCTATCGGGATCGAAAACGTCGGTCGACTCGAAAACAGGGTGACGACGGTTTAG
- the rpiA gene encoding ribose-5-phosphate isomerase RpiA has protein sequence MAKEFTDDENDIHVWAETEDEVVENAHEELDAAGVEMDESAIREQIAVIPSPRRIKSGTDGVFDERRRRGGERTAQEVVESGMDVGLGTGSTTAWAVAEIGRLLRAGELEDVRGVATSLQSHELAKEVGIPLVNLDEVTELDVTIDGADQYSEEEPTVIKGGGGAHAREKIIDAMADRLVIATDEEKATDPLDYPVPVEVMPDAREVVAEDLRAVGGDPELRMAERKDGPLFTANGNLVIDCDFGGLDDTAGTARDIEKIPGVLEHGIFLDMVDDVYLGTSEDVETVSF, from the coding sequence ATGGCAAAGGAATTCACCGACGACGAGAACGACATTCACGTTTGGGCTGAAACCGAGGACGAGGTAGTCGAAAACGCCCACGAGGAACTCGACGCCGCGGGCGTCGAAATGGACGAATCGGCAATCCGTGAGCAGATAGCGGTAATTCCGTCGCCACGGCGCATCAAGAGCGGGACGGACGGCGTCTTCGACGAGCGCCGGCGGCGAGGTGGCGAGCGCACAGCACAAGAGGTCGTCGAGAGCGGGATGGACGTCGGACTCGGCACCGGCAGCACGACCGCGTGGGCAGTCGCCGAGATCGGTCGCCTGCTCCGTGCGGGCGAACTGGAGGACGTCCGTGGCGTCGCCACGTCGCTCCAGAGCCACGAACTCGCCAAAGAAGTCGGCATCCCGCTCGTCAACCTCGACGAAGTGACCGAACTCGACGTGACGATCGACGGCGCGGACCAGTATTCCGAGGAGGAGCCAACGGTGATCAAGGGTGGCGGCGGCGCGCACGCCCGCGAGAAGATCATCGACGCGATGGCGGATCGCCTAGTTATCGCCACCGACGAGGAGAAGGCCACCGATCCGCTCGACTATCCCGTACCAGTAGAAGTGATGCCCGACGCGCGCGAAGTCGTCGCCGAGGACCTTCGAGCGGTGGGTGGTGACCCCGAACTCCGGATGGCCGAGCGCAAGGACGGGCCCCTGTTCACCGCGAACGGCAACCTCGTCATCGACTGCGACTTCGGCGGGCTCGACGATACTGCAGGTACGGCCCGCGACATCGAGAAGATCCCCGGTGTGCTCGAACACGGCATCTTCCTCGACATGGTCGACGACGTCTATCTCGGAACCAGCGAGGACGTCGAGACGGTCTCGTTCTGA
- a CDS encoding NADP-dependent phosphogluconate dehydrogenase, which produces MSDTDLELGIVGLGKIGGNLAKQAVEKDVRVVGFDTQEKPELQDKGVEVHGDSEYDTLVDELDAPRVVYLSLPAGPLVDEELDDLLDHLEEGDVVMDGGNSFWRDSIHREERAWDQGIYYLDTGTSGGPPRASEGACFMVGGKQEGFDIAEPYLDLLSVEGGLLHTGPPGSGHFTKLVHNGIEFGMLQSIAEGVELLEAGQFDLDMADVFHNWSNGAVIESWLVELMEKGLRHEDQQEDAPDFDDIPNYIEDTGEVNWLVSEAYKGETPIPVISQSVTELFKSRGNQRHAYKAIALMRHGFGEHPFGEDEAIRSERLHGRVDNEARHDLRDEGDVDPVGPLADEEE; this is translated from the coding sequence ATGTCAGACACAGACCTCGAACTCGGCATCGTCGGACTCGGAAAGATCGGCGGTAACCTCGCCAAACAGGCCGTCGAAAAGGACGTTCGCGTCGTTGGTTTCGATACCCAGGAGAAACCGGAGTTACAGGACAAGGGCGTCGAAGTACACGGCGATAGCGAGTACGATACGCTCGTCGACGAACTCGACGCGCCGCGGGTGGTGTATCTCTCGCTGCCCGCCGGCCCGCTCGTCGACGAGGAACTCGACGACTTGCTGGACCATCTGGAAGAGGGCGACGTCGTGATGGACGGCGGCAACTCATTCTGGCGCGACTCGATCCACCGCGAGGAGCGCGCGTGGGACCAGGGGATCTACTATCTCGATACGGGCACCAGCGGCGGCCCGCCGCGCGCGAGCGAAGGAGCCTGCTTCATGGTCGGCGGCAAACAGGAAGGCTTCGACATCGCCGAGCCGTACCTCGACCTGCTTTCGGTCGAGGGCGGACTCCTCCACACTGGGCCGCCGGGCAGCGGCCACTTCACGAAACTCGTCCACAATGGTATCGAGTTCGGCATGCTTCAGTCGATCGCCGAGGGTGTCGAACTCCTCGAAGCGGGCCAGTTCGACCTCGATATGGCCGACGTCTTCCACAACTGGTCGAACGGCGCGGTCATCGAGAGCTGGCTCGTCGAACTGATGGAGAAGGGCCTTCGCCACGAGGACCAGCAGGAGGACGCGCCGGATTTTGACGACATCCCAAACTACATCGAGGACACCGGCGAGGTCAACTGGCTCGTGAGCGAGGCGTACAAGGGCGAAACGCCCATCCCCGTCATCAGCCAGTCGGTCACCGAACTGTTCAAATCCCGTGGCAACCAACGCCACGCCTACAAGGCCATCGCGCTGATGCGCCACGGCTTCGGCGAGCATCCCTTCGGCGAGGACGAGGCCATCAGGAGCGAACGCCTGCACGGGCGGGTCGACAACGAGGCGCGCCACGACCTCCGCGACGAGGGCGACGTCGATCCTGTGGGGCCGCTCGCCGACGAGGAGGAATGA